CCAGTTCCTGGAGAAGCCGGCCGACCCGCCGGGACTGCCCGACGACCCCGACGCGACGTTCGCGTCGATGGGCAACTACGTCTTCACCGCAGACGCTCTCGTCGACGCCCTGGAGCGGGACGCCGCCGACGAGGCGAGCCTGCACGACATGGGCGGCAACATCATCCCGATGATGACCGCCGACGGTACGGCCTATGTGTACGACTTCGCCGACAACGTGATCCCGGGGGCGACCGACCGCGACCGCGGCTACTGGCGCGACGTCGGGACGCTCGACTCGTACTACGACGCGCACATGGACCTGGTGTCCGTGCACCCGATCTTCAACCTCTACAACTACGAATGGCCGATCCTGACGTCGGCGACCCAGCGGCCGCCGGCGAAGTTCATCCTGGGCGGCCTGGCGACCGAGTCCATGGTCGCCGCCGGCGCCATCATCACCGGCGCGACCGTGCGGCAGTCGATCGTCGGCATGGACTGCCGGATCGAGGACGGCGCGCACGTCGACGGGTCGGTGCTGCTCGACGGCGTGCACATCGGCAAGGGCTCGGTGGTGCGGCGGGCGATCCTCGACAAGAACGTCGTGGTGCGCGACGGCGTGAACCTCGGCATCGACCTCGAGCGCGACCGCGAGAAGTACCACGTGACCGCCAACGGCATCGTGGTCGTGGGCAAGGACGTCGTGGTCGAGTAGCCCGCGCCGTCCGCCGCGGCGGGGGAGCGGAGCGCTACTCCGGGCGGTGGACGGCGGCCAGCAGGCCCTCACCGAGCGGCAGCACCGCGGGGGTGAGGAAGTCGTGCTCGCGGACCAGCTTGCCCAGGTCGCGCAGCGCGACCGACTCGCCGTCCCGCGCGGACGGGTCGGCGACCCGGTCCTTGTGCAGCGCGTCGTCGAACACCACGATGCCGCCGTAGCGCAGTAGCCGCAGCGCCTCGTCCAGCAGCTCGGCGTAGTCGGCCGGATCGGCGTCGATGAACACCAGGTCGTACGCGCCGTCGGTGAGCCGCGGCAGCACGTTGCGGGCGGCGCCGGT
The Cumulibacter manganitolerans genome window above contains:
- the glgC gene encoding glucose-1-phosphate adenylyltransferase, whose product is MAQPKVLGIVLAGGEGKRLMPLTADRAKPAVPFGGSYRLVDFVLSNLVNAGYHRLCVLTQYKSHSLDRHITQTWRMSTLTGNYVTPVPAQQRRGPRWFTGSADAIYQSMNLIRDEKPDIVVVFGADHVYRMDPAQMVAQHIESGASVTVAGIRVPRMEATAFGVIDTDETGTRITQFLEKPADPPGLPDDPDATFASMGNYVFTADALVDALERDAADEASLHDMGGNIIPMMTADGTAYVYDFADNVIPGATDRDRGYWRDVGTLDSYYDAHMDLVSVHPIFNLYNYEWPILTSATQRPPAKFILGGLATESMVAAGAIITGATVRQSIVGMDCRIEDGAHVDGSVLLDGVHIGKGSVVRRAILDKNVVVRDGVNLGIDLERDREKYHVTANGIVVVGKDVVVE